Proteins from one Planctomyces sp. SH-PL62 genomic window:
- a CDS encoding alpha-N-arabinofuranosidase: MINRRGFLGAAGAGAVALGGLGASRAAGGATVDVLLDEPIGTIRPEIYSHFTEHIGGVIYDGIWVGPDSKVANIGGVRKQLVDHMKRLGEVVVRWPGGCFADAYHWRDGIGPAAKRPRRFGRWKEVTEPNAFGTHEFMRFCRLCGDAPYFAANVGMGSPSEFQDWVEYCNAPAGATTLADERVANGDRDPFGVAYWGVGNESWGCGGKFTPEDYCREYRRFTEWVPEYGVKPYLIAAGPNGNDMDWTRRFFAKWVDGARAPLAAFAAHYYCGTTGHALEFSVDQWYEMLHKANFMETLIREQWAAMGEFDPERRVKLIIDEWGCWHPPGTEINPRHLYEQMGCLRDALVAALTLDVFNRHADKVDMANVAQLINNIHSLFLADGDKFVCTPTFHVFEMYRPHHGATSVRVEAQSPEVPFKIGNRDAKLFRVAGSASRAGAKAVTITLVHSHATEPVEAEVRLKGAEAASVRKTVLSHAELNAHNTFETPDAVAPMSADADLRGGSLRVVLDPASVTRFDVILS; the protein is encoded by the coding sequence ATGATCAACCGTCGAGGGTTTCTGGGGGCGGCGGGCGCCGGCGCGGTCGCGCTGGGCGGCCTGGGAGCCTCGCGCGCGGCGGGCGGCGCGACCGTGGACGTCTTGCTGGACGAGCCGATCGGCACGATCCGCCCCGAGATCTACAGCCACTTCACCGAGCACATCGGCGGCGTGATCTACGACGGCATCTGGGTCGGGCCCGACTCGAAGGTCGCGAACATCGGCGGCGTCCGCAAGCAGCTGGTCGACCACATGAAGCGGCTGGGCGAGGTCGTCGTCCGCTGGCCCGGCGGCTGTTTCGCCGACGCCTACCACTGGCGCGACGGGATCGGGCCGGCGGCGAAGCGCCCCCGCCGCTTCGGCCGCTGGAAGGAGGTCACGGAGCCGAACGCGTTCGGCACCCACGAGTTCATGCGGTTCTGCCGGCTCTGCGGCGACGCCCCGTACTTCGCCGCCAACGTCGGGATGGGCTCGCCCTCGGAGTTCCAGGACTGGGTCGAGTACTGCAACGCCCCCGCCGGCGCGACCACGCTGGCCGACGAGCGCGTCGCCAACGGCGACCGGGACCCGTTCGGGGTCGCCTACTGGGGGGTGGGCAACGAAAGCTGGGGGTGCGGCGGCAAGTTCACCCCCGAGGACTACTGCCGCGAGTACCGGCGGTTCACCGAGTGGGTCCCCGAATACGGCGTGAAGCCCTACCTCATCGCCGCCGGCCCGAACGGCAACGACATGGACTGGACCCGTCGCTTCTTCGCCAAGTGGGTCGACGGCGCTCGCGCCCCGCTCGCGGCCTTCGCCGCGCACTACTACTGCGGGACCACCGGCCACGCGCTGGAGTTCAGCGTCGACCAGTGGTACGAGATGCTCCACAAGGCGAACTTCATGGAGACCCTGATCCGCGAGCAATGGGCGGCGATGGGCGAGTTCGACCCCGAGCGCCGGGTGAAGCTGATCATCGACGAGTGGGGATGCTGGCACCCGCCGGGGACCGAGATCAACCCCAGGCACCTATACGAGCAGATGGGCTGCCTCCGCGACGCCCTGGTCGCCGCGCTGACGCTCGACGTCTTCAACCGCCACGCCGACAAGGTGGACATGGCGAACGTCGCGCAGCTCATCAACAACATCCATTCGCTGTTCCTCGCCGACGGCGACAAATTCGTCTGCACGCCGACTTTCCACGTCTTTGAGATGTACCGCCCCCACCACGGCGCGACCAGCGTGCGCGTCGAGGCGCAGTCCCCCGAGGTCCCGTTCAAGATCGGCAACCGCGACGCGAAGCTCTTCCGAGTGGCCGGCTCGGCCTCGCGGGCCGGCGCGAAGGCGGTCACGATCACCCTCGTCCATTCGCACGCGACCGAGCCCGTCGAGGCCGAGGTCCGCCTCAAGGGCGCCGAGGCGGCTTCGGTCCGCAAGACCGTCCTCAGCCACGCCGAGCTGAACGCCCACAACACCTTCGAGACGCCCGACGCGGTCGCGCCGATGTCGGCCGACGCCGACCTCCGGGGGGGCTCGCTCCGCGTCGTCCTCGATCCGGCGTCGGTGACGCGGTTCGACGTGATCCTGTCGTGA
- a CDS encoding carbohydrate kinase family protein gives MFKILAVGEVLWDLLPGGKQLGGAPANFAYHARAFGADARIVTRVGDDDLGREVLERFRALGLPTDTVEVDAEAPTGTVSVDVDAAGQPRYTIHEDVAWDRIEAGPTAMAHAAEADAVCFGSLAQRSAKSREAIARIVAATRPDALRILDVNLRPPFVDREVVERSLGMANVLKLNDEELGVLAGMFGLAGSPREIVEALAGRFGLRLVAVTRGTAGSLLFAEGRWSDRPGTPVEVVDTIGAGDAFTAAMTMGLLAGRPLDEINRRADAVAAFVCTRPGGTPALPESLRSGF, from the coding sequence ATGTTCAAGATCCTGGCCGTCGGCGAGGTGCTCTGGGACCTGTTGCCCGGCGGAAAGCAACTCGGCGGCGCGCCGGCGAATTTCGCCTACCACGCCCGGGCGTTCGGGGCCGACGCGCGGATCGTCACCCGGGTAGGCGACGACGACCTGGGCCGCGAGGTCCTGGAACGCTTCCGCGCCCTGGGCCTGCCGACCGACACGGTCGAGGTCGATGCCGAGGCCCCGACCGGCACGGTCTCGGTCGACGTCGACGCGGCGGGCCAGCCGCGGTACACGATCCATGAAGACGTCGCCTGGGACCGGATCGAGGCCGGGCCGACGGCGATGGCGCACGCCGCCGAGGCCGACGCGGTCTGCTTCGGCAGCCTCGCCCAGCGGTCGGCGAAATCGCGAGAGGCGATCGCGCGGATCGTCGCCGCGACGCGGCCCGACGCCCTTCGCATCCTCGACGTCAACCTCCGGCCGCCGTTCGTGGACCGCGAGGTGGTCGAGCGGTCGCTGGGGATGGCGAACGTGCTCAAGCTCAACGACGAGGAACTGGGCGTGCTGGCCGGGATGTTCGGCCTCGCCGGGTCGCCTCGGGAGATCGTCGAGGCGCTCGCGGGACGGTTCGGCCTCCGCCTGGTCGCCGTCACGCGGGGGACGGCCGGCAGTTTGCTGTTCGCCGAGGGACGGTGGTCCGATCGGCCGGGGACGCCCGTCGAGGTGGTCGACACGATCGGCGCCGGCGACGCGTTCACCGCGGCGATGACGATGGGGCTCCTGGCGGGGCGGCCGCTCGACGAGATCAACCGGCGGGCCGACGCCGTCGCCGCCTTCGTGTGCACACGACCGGGGGGGACGCCCGCGCTCCCCGAGTCGCTCCGCAGCGGGTTCTGA
- a CDS encoding DUF1559 domain-containing protein: protein MSCKIRRGFTLIELLVVIAIIAVLIALLLPAVQSAREAARRSQCVNNLKQIGLAVLNYESTNAALPPTGLSPWPGSDIRDSHFSMKLRILPFLEQQALFSACNTNLSAYVDANRMENWTVGHTRVAALLCPSDSNDGWDDQVAASYANNLGRNRYYNDWASDGPSWWLGTDGGLNKMVTLAKIVDGTSNTAIFSEVLKGTGKGIGSGSKDGRHMLYQAPGLGIRNFAGEVDANFKLFQACRNQGTVRIWDYKGERWILGDAARGGGYHHIATPNQKSCALDGNTGPNRNADSIIAPSSNHSGGVNVLMLDGSVKFIKDSINYQAWSALGTRDGGEVVSSDSL from the coding sequence ATGTCCTGCAAAATACGACGCGGCTTCACGCTGATCGAACTTTTGGTGGTGATCGCGATCATCGCGGTGCTGATCGCCCTGCTGCTCCCGGCGGTGCAGTCGGCCCGCGAGGCCGCCCGCCGTTCCCAGTGCGTCAACAACCTGAAGCAGATCGGCCTGGCCGTCCTGAACTATGAGAGCACCAACGCCGCCCTGCCCCCCACCGGCCTCAGCCCCTGGCCCGGGTCGGACATCCGCGACTCGCACTTCTCGATGAAGCTCCGGATCCTGCCGTTCCTGGAGCAGCAGGCCCTCTTCAGCGCGTGCAACACGAACCTGTCCGCCTACGTCGATGCGAACCGGATGGAGAACTGGACGGTCGGCCACACCCGGGTGGCGGCCCTCCTCTGCCCCTCGGATTCGAACGACGGCTGGGACGACCAGGTCGCGGCGAGCTACGCGAACAACCTGGGGCGGAACCGCTATTACAACGACTGGGCGTCGGACGGCCCCTCGTGGTGGTTGGGGACCGACGGCGGCCTGAACAAGATGGTCACGCTCGCCAAGATCGTCGACGGCACGAGCAACACGGCCATCTTCAGCGAGGTCCTCAAGGGGACCGGCAAGGGGATCGGCTCCGGCAGCAAGGACGGCCGCCACATGCTCTACCAGGCGCCCGGCCTGGGCATCCGCAACTTCGCGGGCGAGGTCGACGCCAACTTCAAGCTCTTCCAGGCCTGCCGCAACCAGGGCACCGTCCGCATCTGGGACTACAAGGGCGAGCGCTGGATCCTGGGCGACGCCGCCCGGGGCGGCGGCTACCACCACATCGCCACGCCGAACCAGAAGTCGTGCGCCCTCGACGGCAACACCGGGCCCAACCGCAATGCGGACTCGATCATCGCCCCGTCGTCGAACCACTCCGGGGGCGTGAACGTGCTGATGCTCGACGGCTCGGTCAAGTTCATCAAGGACTCGATCAACTACCAGGCCTGGTCGGCCCTAGGCACCCGCGACGGCGGCGAGGTCGTCAGCAGCGACAGCCTCTGA
- a CDS encoding nuclease-related domain-containing protein: MSTLFSRLREWRAIAATAPVFQDPQAAGGWEAERFLKDLVESHANFKGAGLYPNKRVPAGRRRREIDLIVVTAKRIHVIEVKNWSGSLRVGPGGWIQTNRDGREIQHPDLVADHQAKNLALIEYLQGKGIALDAGAMGKYMTNKVVFINRRLAVEDRAIGDNPGVLLPDRLEAYLGGQRRSGLGERVLGSVVQWCFDTESADAVMDDRFGSLTSDKVRAIQAAVDRLATWDTLRFHGSRTETGDLLSVSIGDEVVPRDRIGGRGEVAVRWTRNRAWGLLKAITGFGSLGKLRSSTGTRPISVHDFVLFHRAGEPSPSRIPLVSLDGVSLG, translated from the coding sequence TTGAGCACGCTTTTCAGCCGTCTCCGCGAGTGGCGCGCGATCGCCGCGACCGCTCCCGTCTTCCAGGACCCCCAGGCGGCGGGGGGGTGGGAAGCCGAGCGTTTTCTCAAGGACCTGGTGGAGTCGCACGCCAATTTCAAGGGTGCGGGCCTGTACCCGAACAAGAGGGTGCCCGCCGGCCGTCGCCGTCGCGAGATCGACCTGATCGTGGTGACCGCCAAGCGGATCCACGTCATCGAGGTGAAGAACTGGTCGGGGAGTCTCCGCGTCGGCCCCGGCGGCTGGATCCAGACCAATCGCGACGGCCGCGAGATCCAGCACCCCGACCTGGTGGCCGACCATCAGGCCAAGAACCTGGCCTTGATCGAGTATCTCCAGGGGAAGGGGATCGCGCTCGACGCCGGAGCGATGGGGAAATACATGACGAACAAGGTCGTCTTCATAAATCGGCGGCTGGCGGTCGAGGATCGGGCCATCGGCGATAATCCGGGGGTGCTGCTGCCGGATCGGCTCGAGGCCTATCTCGGCGGCCAACGGCGGTCGGGCCTCGGCGAGCGGGTCCTCGGCTCGGTGGTCCAGTGGTGCTTCGACACCGAGTCCGCCGACGCCGTGATGGACGACCGATTCGGCAGCCTGACGTCGGACAAGGTCCGGGCGATCCAGGCCGCGGTGGATCGCCTGGCCACCTGGGACACGTTGCGGTTCCACGGCTCCCGGACCGAGACCGGCGACCTCCTCAGCGTCTCGATCGGCGATGAGGTCGTGCCGCGCGATCGGATCGGCGGCCGGGGCGAAGTCGCCGTTCGCTGGACGCGGAACCGGGCCTGGGGGCTCTTGAAGGCGATCACCGGGTTCGGGTCGCTGGGAAAGCTGAGGTCGTCGACCGGGACGCGGCCGATCTCCGTCCACGACTTCGTCCTGTTCCATCGCGCCGGGGAGCCCTCCCCGAGCCGGATCCCGCTGGTGTCGCTGGACGGGGTCTCGCTCGGATAG
- a CDS encoding lipopolysaccharide assembly protein LapA domain-containing protein yields the protein MRFIQAILLLIFLGAVGLFAVQNTDPITVSFWNWKTTGPVALMAIVAYLLGMLSGWTVVSFFSRSLRRVSEQPTARVID from the coding sequence ATGCGGTTCATCCAGGCGATCTTGCTGCTGATTTTTCTCGGGGCCGTCGGGCTCTTCGCGGTCCAGAACACCGACCCGATCACGGTCTCGTTCTGGAACTGGAAGACCACCGGGCCGGTGGCCCTGATGGCGATCGTCGCGTACCTGCTGGGGATGCTCAGCGGTTGGACGGTCGTCTCGTTCTTCTCTCGCTCGCTGCGCCGGGTGTCGGAACAGCCGACCGCGCGCGTCATCGACTGA
- a CDS encoding sugar porter family MFS transporter, whose amino-acid sequence MDVSFDRSSADDSAASGARSLSGPLIFATFVASLGGLLFGFDVAIMSGTTDALTRVFGLTGMTLGFTIASGPLGTVLGSLIAGKPADVWGRRPLLSVLAIAYLVSALGCALAWDWWSLLVFRILGGVAVGAASVIAPLYIAEIAPARYRGRLVATVQFNIVLGIQLAFLSNYVIAQLGLGEDDWRWMLGVQAIPSALFFVLALMIPESPRWLVGQGRVEEARRVLTSIGADEAVDAEIAEIEESLRGTGLADDDALFQRAYLKPILLAVAIAAFNQLSGINAVLFYAPTVFAMTGAGKDAALLQAVLVGGTNLIFTMLAMTVIDRFGRRVLMLVGSIGYILSLSATAWAFYTYGTEFTGFGGWVVLISLLVFIASHAFGQGAVIWVYISEVFPNRVRAKGQALGSVVHWIGALAITQTFPMIAERSGGHAFAFYAAMMVLQLVWVLTSMPETKGVPLERLQKELGLS is encoded by the coding sequence TTGGACGTTTCCTTCGATCGTTCGTCAGCCGACGACTCGGCCGCGTCCGGGGCGCGGTCGCTCTCGGGCCCGTTGATTTTCGCCACGTTCGTCGCCAGCCTCGGGGGGCTGCTGTTCGGATTCGACGTGGCCATCATGTCGGGGACGACCGACGCGCTCACCCGGGTTTTCGGCCTGACCGGGATGACGCTGGGCTTCACGATCGCGAGCGGCCCGCTGGGGACGGTGCTCGGCTCGCTGATCGCGGGCAAGCCGGCCGACGTCTGGGGCCGACGGCCCTTGCTGTCGGTGCTGGCGATCGCCTATCTCGTCTCGGCCCTGGGCTGCGCGTTGGCGTGGGACTGGTGGTCGCTGCTGGTCTTCCGCATCCTCGGCGGGGTGGCGGTCGGCGCGGCGTCGGTGATCGCGCCCCTGTACATCGCCGAGATCGCCCCGGCCCGGTATCGCGGGCGGCTGGTGGCCACCGTCCAGTTCAACATCGTGCTGGGCATCCAGCTCGCCTTTTTGTCCAACTACGTCATCGCGCAGCTGGGGCTGGGCGAGGACGACTGGCGTTGGATGCTGGGCGTGCAGGCGATCCCCTCGGCCCTGTTCTTCGTCCTGGCCCTGATGATCCCGGAAAGCCCGCGCTGGCTGGTGGGGCAAGGTCGGGTCGAGGAGGCCCGCCGCGTGCTGACGTCGATCGGGGCCGACGAGGCGGTCGACGCCGAGATCGCCGAGATCGAAGAGTCGCTGCGGGGCACGGGCCTGGCCGACGACGACGCCCTGTTCCAGCGCGCCTACCTCAAGCCGATCCTGCTGGCCGTGGCGATCGCGGCGTTCAACCAGCTCTCGGGGATCAACGCGGTCCTCTTCTACGCCCCCACGGTCTTCGCGATGACCGGCGCGGGGAAGGACGCGGCGCTGTTGCAGGCGGTGCTCGTCGGCGGCACGAACCTGATCTTCACGATGCTGGCGATGACGGTCATCGACCGCTTCGGCCGCCGCGTGCTGATGCTCGTCGGGTCGATCGGCTACATCCTGAGCCTGTCGGCGACGGCCTGGGCCTTCTACACCTACGGCACGGAGTTCACGGGCTTCGGCGGCTGGGTCGTCCTGATCAGCCTCCTGGTGTTCATCGCCTCGCACGCGTTCGGCCAGGGGGCGGTGATCTGGGTTTATATCAGCGAGGTCTTCCCCAACCGCGTCCGGGCCAAGGGGCAGGCGTTGGGGAGCGTCGTCCACTGGATCGGCGCCCTGGCCATCACCCAGACGTTCCCCATGATCGCCGAGCGGTCGGGCGGGCACGCCTTCGCCTTCTACGCGGCGATGATGGTCCTGCAGCTAGTCTGGGTCCTCACCTCCATGCCGGAGACCAAGGGCGTGCCGCTCGAACGGCTCCAGAAGGAACTGGGCCTTTCCTGA